The window ATCACAGATTGAAATATACCCTAACATTATAATTTCCATGATTTCAATGCTCTTATAATAAAAAAGAACTGATAAATTTACTTCCTTTATGAAAATGTTTGTGTGTTATTGCAACACGCATACATTCAGATAAGAGCGACTTAAAGAAACTTTATGTACTTAATGCATTCACTCTGACCGTTCTTATAGAATCACATCTGGATTTATAATCTCACAGAGAAGCCACCAGACCTTTGGTGCTTCTAACAGGAATATAACATTTGTGCTGGGATTATTCCAGAGGTCATGAACCTTTCCCctcaagagaagaaaaaaaatctcaattattgttattattcatTTCACCCTCTACATCAGACATGATTTATTATTTCTGCTTATAGATGATCAAAATTACATTTACATTagtctaaagcagtggttcccaacctttttcccaagggaccccttttttaccagtaaaatttttgacgaccccctcccattctctcttccagtacaaacattattaagaaatgataaaattgttcaagcacattttgatatgctttgattcaatagataacagtaatagtaggctccagtacagaacaaagtcattaacaaaaccaaacagagcataatgtgcttgacagtttgtgttacttttctgaacacattgtttcttgtaaacacggataaatcaatcattcctatcaataaacgtttgacacataaaaaatacactgagcaaaatgtacttaaatgtgtatattactgtttatactagattatttactgtaaacgttgtgattaatcaaccagtcctatctttaatgaacttttgacacttgaaaataaaacggtgagctgagcaaaatgttcttaagtgtgttactttttctgtactaattatttcctgtcttcatatcagtaaacttttcactcatgaaaaaaaatgtgagcaaaatgtaggctataaacaagtaataaatgaagttttaaccccttaaagtggagaggtcctggcgacccactgagaggctttggcgcccccttgtgggggtcgggacccccaggttaggaaccactggtctaaagGACATAAACACAGGCATGCATGATAATAAAAATTATACattcatgcacagacacacacacacaaacacacacacactaaacactTCTAAATCCATACTCGTAAAGACCAAAGCAACCTGATACGGTCTCCGTGTGACTGGTGCATCTGAAGAAACCATTCTTGCACATGAATGATAGTGTTGCAAACACAGTTGAACGACTTAAAAAATGAACACCTTCTATCGAGAACAAAGCCACGGCATTTGCGTGTTTATTTCATTCAGCAACTCCTGCATGAATGAAACTCTGATGAGAGTTTTTTTTTACTCGAGTCAGCCCACAAGTTCCAAAGTCACGCAGGCTCAAAGAACACAGCGTTCAGGGTGTGGTCCTTTCCTCTGATGCCAGCACAAGATGAAGGCTCACTCCCCCAAAGGGTTGCCTCTCCCCTGGGCACGGTTCATGCGCCAGCAGGCGGCACATCAAAGGCCCCGGATCCTATCCATCCCTACGCTCAAAAGCAAACCAGCTGCTGTTCCAGTTAAACAAGCCACAAAAACAAAACCCACAAACCCTCCCGCTGTCCTATCAAGTGACCCTCCAGGACAGGATatggttgatggtttatctcttggggTCCACGTGGCATTTTTTTATCCAAGAAAGAAGAGTGAgcagaggcagcagaagagttgcgttgctgttagccaatcggaggcGAGATGTTCACACATCATGAATATTAACGAGACATCCTGCCATTTTCTCCAACTAACCTCTAGTTCATGAAACAGGAGCGCGAGAGCTTTTACTGCTCGCTGAAAATGACTCACTAGAGACGTCAGCTGACTTATTGAAATAACAAGGGCATGACTCGTTTAATAATAAAAATCCATCTAATGATTCAAATGATAGTTTGCTAAAACAGACGCAGGCAAGAACATCATAACCCACCTTTGTTCTGTTCAAGCACACGCTTTGAACAGATTGTCTGTCTTCTAGAGTACAACATCTCTGCTGCTGCAATCTCCATCTTCAGCCTGGCCTTCATGATCTTTGGGACCCTGTGTTTGCTGGGATCATGCACCGGGAAAGGCAAAGGAAGAGACTACCTCCTTAAACCTGCTGGCATGTTCTTTGCTTTTGCAGGTGGGTTCAGCTCAACTCATTCGAACAGCACATTATGTTCTGTTGGGTCACCAGATGTTcacaaaccaacgtttcctcttcAGGTGTCTGCGCTTTCATCTCACTGGAGGTGATGCGTCAGTCGGTCAAACGCATGATTGAGAGCGAAGATACTATTTGGATTGAGTACTACTATGCCTGGTCCTTCGCATGTGCCTGTAGTGGGTTTgtcctcctcttcatcactggCATCACACTCCTGGTCCTTTCCATGCCCCAGATGCCCAGGAATCCATGGGAGACGTGCATGGATGCTGAGCCAGAGCAGGTCGAGTGATGCGATAATGGGCCAACGCATTCGAGGATGAGTCCCGTGTTTTGTTTTGGGTTCAGATGTTGGATTTGGTTTAATAACAAGTGTTTTTCATCAAAGAAAATGTTAGGTAAGGGaaaccttttgcaggtgttttttgTGGCGGATTCTGTGtttttctagcctggcaagccagactaaataaatgtattatttagtctggccatgctccattgacggctctcggttgtggggcgggttctaccgttgtctttcaaatgatctccgcgttccactggacaatgaatgtgacatactcttgtttcactctgttgcatcatcccacccaccaggcatatagagtgccctgattggcccacaaagcggataaagctctgtgatttgttcactaagcagatagagcactatgattggcccaccattatggaccaatcacagctctctatagggggtttcaaacacataaagagctgtgattggctagccagagtcctggtaggagctgctgaggttccaatggagcatgcctagaccaaactttgcaaagcaagaatttggtctagttcactaggctagtgtttTTCATATTCTGAGTGACAAATGACATCCCATATCTGGCTGAACAGAAGTTAACCTTTATGCGTTCACAAGCTTAGGCTCCAGTGTGTTTTTTTCAAGGATTTCTTGCCCAAAACTTTCAACTAAAATTTTAAGTTAGATATAAGCATAGAAACACCAGGGTAACTGGGCTTTTCTACATCACATAACATGTTGTACAGAGATCATCAGTTTTTTCATGACAGCAGTCCGAAACCACTCACGTAAAAGGTCTAATTATCAAACCAGCTGTGGTTTAAAGAAAACTATTACAGATATAAAGCGTTATAGATTTTAGGGAAAGCAGTTGCTTagtgcaggttgtgtgtgtgccatcgaggtgtgtgtgtggggcaggCTGAATACtaaacacccacacacactctGCAGCACCAAACATGTTGGAAGAGGTTCAGTTCTAGCAGGTGCACATACAAGGCCTTTGCTTTTAGTTTACAGCCTCCAAATCAAAAAAATGTGCATTTAAATGTGTATTTTGTGACCTTACTGAAGTATTTGTAATTAAAACTTAAAGGGTTACAAATTCAAACCAATAAATTCAGCTATTCTCACCCTTACTTTTCAAACTAGGAGAGCCTACCTGTTGTGATTAGAATGGAGAATACATGCATTAAAGAGGTCAGAGAAATGATGTGGGGTCAGCTTGGTTTAATCAAACTTTATACGTAACATACTTGAAAATTAGACACAGAAATAACACCTCTGCTGTTTTTATTACAAGAAACGGTTGTGATCGTGTGCATATAGTGAACTGTTATACTTTTTCTGTGCAGAACGGTGGTTTCAAGTCATTTGAGTCAGAACCAATCCTGTTCATGAGCTTGCTCAGGGTAAACGCTTTTGCTAGTGTAATTTTTATGATTTTACGATTTCATTGCTCTTAAAGGAATAGTTCAAGTAATTTCAAGTGGGTTTCTGTGGAAAGATTATGAAAAAAGAAATATCCTACCTGGTGTGTACAGCTCAAACCAGATTTTTTTTAGcagattgacaagctaatggctagtcacagTGGGTTTATCCAAGGAGAATTGTTGCAATGTAATGACAAACATGCCAAAAAAATTCACGGGGACTTACATAATGTCACTTCATGACCCCAACAACCATAACGAGGCCATGTTGTTGAAATTGCAAACACACAGGTCAATAAAGTCTATGGTATAAGAGCTTAGAATTAAACATTTATGTTCATGAAATGTATTTGTAACATTTGTGAGATTAGTTGTGTTAAAATTAGTAATCCACCTTGTAACCAGTTTGCTGATCAGAACTAATCTGTATTACTCCAATCAGAAGTGAAACCCAACTTTGAACCATCTCTTAACAATTTAAGCTGctttaatctgcaaaacaagcaagCATTTAAACATAAACGGGCACAGAACTATCAACCCTCACTTCAGCTACCATCCCTAGGCCACGACCAGATACGGGAGTGTATATTGCCACGGTAAACGAGAGTGCTAAAAACCCGTCTTTTTCTacatccaaacgtcttttgttgtccgtgatttCAAAAGGCGTTTTTCTTTTTGGCACTCTGGTAGTTTGCCCTAaagttaaagtggtagcagccggctgtttctccttctctgatattactcaATGAAGAACCCCTCACACTAGTGGTGTTCTGTTACAAAATGCACAAGTGCGTAATAAGTGGAGGTACCCAGGTACAGCTGATGAAGAAAAGGTTCGAAAAGGCAGACGACCGGATGGGCCAGTCGTTTCCTCATTGAGCCGTGTTATTGACTGAAAAACGACagaaccacttcattttttcaTATTTATAGCTATGGGCTACTTAGAACGCTGTTAAGAAGCATAAACATATATCTTTAAaattagcttgttttgcagatttgtcaTTGTGGCTTTTACTGTATAATTTACCAGTGAAGTTTAGACATACCAACCAGTTTGGGTGTTTACATCTTTCCCGGTACTTCA is drawn from Nothobranchius furzeri strain GRZ-AD chromosome 4, NfurGRZ-RIMD1, whole genome shotgun sequence and contains these coding sequences:
- the LOC107391681 gene encoding voltage-dependent calcium channel gamma-1 subunit; translated protein: MHKRTKIKIAIFVLVVGMACMFTAVVTDHWAVLSPKVDRLNETCEAAHFGLWRLCKKYIYISSENYVEGHGCGPISLPGDENCTYFRHFNPGQDAEIFEYKTQKEYNISAAAISIFSLAFMIFGTLCLLGSCTGKGKGRDYLLKPAGMFFAFAGVCAFISLEVMRQSVKRMIESEDTIWIEYYYAWSFACACSGFVLLFITGITLLVLSMPQMPRNPWETCMDAEPEQVE